Below is a genomic region from Armatimonadota bacterium.
CTAACTACTTCAGGACTTCTTTCACCACGTGCCCATGCACGTCCGTCAGTCGGAAGTCGCGCCCCTGATACCGATAGGTCAGCTTCGTGTGGTCGATGCCCATCTGGTGCATGATCGTAGCGTTCATGTCGTGGATGTGCATGGTGCCGGGGGTGTAGGTGTCTAGGCTTGGGTTAAGGGGCTTGCCGTCGTTGTCGACGATGTTGTAGCCATAGTCATCGGTGCGACCGAAGACGATTCCAGGCTGGACTCCGCCGCCCGCCATCCAACGGGTGAAGCTGCGGGGGTGGTGGTCGCGGCCATAGTTGGTCCTCGAAAGCTGACCTTGTGAGTAAACCGTTCGGCCAAATTCGCCACCCCAGATGACGAGGGTGTCATCGAGCATTCCGAGCCGTTTGAGGTCTTTGACGAGTGCCGCCGAGGCTTGGTCAACGTCTTTGCACTGAATCGGGAGCTGGTTGGCAAGGTCGCCGTGTTGATCCCAGCCACGGTGGAAGATCTGAATAAACCGAACTCCGCGCTGCGCCATGCGTCGAGCGAGGAGGCAGTTCGCCGCAAACGTCCCCGGAATCTTCGCGTCTTCGCCGTAAAGGTCAAAGACTTCCTGCGGCTCCGACTTGGTGTCCATCAACTCCGGAACGCTGGTCTGCATCCGGTACGCCATCTCGTACTGCTCGATGCGAGCGACGATTTCAGGGTCGCCGAAGTCGTCGTGCTGCATGGTGTTGAGCTTGGAGATGTCATCTAACATGTTTCTGCGCGTCGTGCGATCCATGCCATTGGGATCCTTCAGATACAAAACCGGATCTCCTGCAGAACGCATGCTGACCCCCTGGTGCTGCCCTGGCAAGAATCCAGTTCCCCAAAGGCGAGTGTATAGAGCCTGATCTGCGTCGCCGCGAGTCACTTTAGAGTGGAGAACGACATAGGTCGGCAGGTCGCGGTTGAGCGAGCCTAGACCGTAGCTCACCCATGCGCCGAAGCTTGGACGACCCGGCAACTGACTTCCCGTTTGGATATAGGTCACCGCAGGATCGTGGTTGATCGCCTCGGTCCACATTGACTTTACGACGCAAAGTTCCTTGGCAATGCTTCCCGCATGCGGCAACAACTCGCTGACCCAAAGGCCGTCCTGATTGTTGTCGTATTTCTTGAACTTGAACTTTGATGGAGCAAGTGGGAACCGCGCTTGACCGCTGCTCATCGTC
It encodes:
- a CDS encoding DUF1501 domain-containing protein; amino-acid sequence: MNPLREAELLMTRRELFGRSAMGVGSAALHTLLRSGGLVGGFLAASEAMAQKVPMGKAMPGLPGMPHFAPKAKTVIMLFMNGGPSQLDLFDYKPTLEAEYDKDLPETIRNGQRLTTMSSGQARFPLAPSKFKFKKYDNNQDGLWVSELLPHAGSIAKELCVVKSMWTEAINHDPAVTYIQTGSQLPGRPSFGAWVSYGLGSLNRDLPTYVVLHSKVTRGDADQALYTRLWGTGFLPGQHQGVSMRSAGDPVLYLKDPNGMDRTTRRNMLDDISKLNTMQHDDFGDPEIVARIEQYEMAYRMQTSVPELMDTKSEPQEVFDLYGEDAKIPGTFAANCLLARRMAQRGVRFIQIFHRGWDQHGDLANQLPIQCKDVDQASAALVKDLKRLGMLDDTLVIWGGEFGRTVYSQGQLSRTNYGRDHHPRSFTRWMAGGGVQPGIVFGRTDDYGYNIVDNDGKPLNPSLDTYTPGTMHIHDMNATIMHQMGIDHTKLTYRYQGRDFRLTDVHGHVVKEVLK